A part of Capsicum annuum cultivar UCD-10X-F1 chromosome 6, UCD10Xv1.1, whole genome shotgun sequence genomic DNA contains:
- the LOC107875028 gene encoding ACT domain-containing protein ACR2 has translation MNRVCSPYFDPDFDGLAERINGPKCRVTIDNESLENCTVVKIDSVNKQGLLLEVVQVLTDTNLSILKGYISSDAGWFMDVFHVKDELGNKVTNQRVFNYIQQALGANREGIQKSMTGSRKIFKCQSLPEPRAIEMTGRDRPGLFSEITAALADLHCNIVEAHAWSHNARLACVVYISEESTDTPIDHNRLTAIEDHLTTVLRATTTQNTNEENVKQQEVKTAYGLNPEGEGTVTDVERRLHQLMLSVPDFESPSKPIIVGSPRLIDSSDDHKEEKMLRVYIENCDEKGYSIVAIQCKDRRRLMFDTVCTLADMQYVIFHASVDSRGGYAFQEYFIRHVDGYAMSSESEKQRVIKCLEAAIERRVCEGIRLELCANNRVGLLSDITRVLRENGLAVVRADIATEGGKARNIFYLRDNSGNNIDMKFLKSMKTEMGEIDVAVNDETTITTTTTTSSMTRGSSFRSFGDLMKSQFEKLSQNFITI, from the exons ATGAACAGAGTTTGTTCTCCTTATTttgatcctgattttgatggCCTAGCTGAGAGGATAAATGGCCCAAA ATGTCGAGTTACAATTGACAATGAGAGTCTAGAGAATTGTACAGTAGTGAAG ATTGATAGTGTAAATAAGCAAGGCCTCTTGCTAGAAGTAGTGCAGGTGCTCACAGATACGAATCTCAGTATATTGAAAGGCTATATATCTTCAGATGCTGGATGGTTCATGGATG TCTTTCATGTCAAAGATGAGCTCGGTAATAAAGTTACAAATCAGAGGGTTTTCAACTATATTCAGCAG GCACTTGGTGCAAATAGGGAGGGAATACAGAAATCAATGACAGGAagtagaaaaattttcaaatgtCAATCTCTTCCTGAGCCTAGGGCAATTGAAATGACTGGAAGAGACAGGCCAGGGCTATTTTCAGAGATAACAGCTGCCCTGGCTGATCTCCATTGCAACATTGTGGAAGCACATGCATGGAGCCATAATGCACGTTTAGCATGCGTTGTTTACATTTCGGAAGAGTCTACTGACACACCTATCGACCACAATCGCTTGACAGCAATTGAAGATCACCTCACCACAGTGCTCCGAGCAACAACTACTCAGAACACAAATGAAGAAAATGTGAAACAACAAGAAGTAAAAACCGCTTATGGCCTTAATCCTGAGGGAGAAGGCACAGTGACCGATGTTGAACGTAGACTACATCAGCTTATGCTATCTGTCCCTGATTTTGAAAGCCCTTCAAAGCCTATAATAGTGGGGTCTCCAAGATTAATTGATAGTAGTGATGATCATAAGGAAGAGAAAATGTTGAGAGTGTATATTGAGAATTGTGATGAGAAGGGATATTCAATAGTTGCTATTCAGTGCAAGGATCGTAGGAGGCTTATGTTTGATACCGTTTGCACTCTTGCAGATATGCAATATGTCATCTTTCATGCTTCCGTAGATTCTCGTGGAGGTTATGCATTTCAG GAATATTTCATAAGGCATGTTGATGGATATGCAATGAGCTCAGAGAGTGAGAAACAAAGAGTTATAAAATGCTTGGAAGCTGCTATCGAACGAAGAGTTTGTGAG GGAATCCGATTAGAACTATGTGCGAACAATAGAGTAGGATTGCTTTCTGATATTACTCGAGTTCTTAGAGAGAATGGTCTAGCTGTCGTTAGAGCAGATATAGCAACTGAGGGAGGGAAAGCAAGAAATATATTCTACTTAAGAGACAATTCTGGTAATAATATTGACATGAAATTTCTTAAGTCTATGAAGACCGAGATGGGCGAAATTGATGTTGCCGTGAATGACGAGACAACCATCACCACCACAACAACCACAAGCTCCATGACACGTGGAAGCTCTTTTCGATCTTTTGGAGATTTAATGAAATCTCAGTTCGAGAAACTCTCCCAAAACTTCATTACCATCTAG